One stretch of Arachis hypogaea cultivar Tifrunner chromosome 20, arahy.Tifrunner.gnm2.J5K5, whole genome shotgun sequence DNA includes these proteins:
- the LOC112785154 gene encoding BTB/POZ domain-containing protein At3g56230 isoform X1: MDCCVCTSMPLILRPPRNSICGACYEGARTIINMINNLETEKTKQNTNPNNNNNGSLASRRNSSKTLDDCIRWWSEQIDILNQQKEDLGFLRGIVAAFKEQIHTDILVSPGGHGLPIPAHKSVLATRSEIFKNMLECDECKAAPNNQTITIPDLNHEELSSLLEFLYSGTLPEETIAKDVYALSRAADKYAIPHLLRHCERYLLSSLHTSNALETLEIADVCSSHNLKETTLVFLVKNIEHVVSSPRFEAFVHRNPHLTVQLVSRAFANGSK, encoded by the exons ATGGATTGTTGTGTATGCACAAGCATGCCATTGATATTAAGGCCACCGAGGAACTCAATATGTGGGGCTTGTTATGAAGGAGCAAGGACCATAATCAACATGATCAACAATCTCGAAActgagaaaacaaaacaaaacactaatcccaataacaataataatggctCTCTGGCTTCAAGGCGAAATTCCAGTAAG ACATTGGATGATTGTATTAGATGGTGGTCAGAGCAGATAGATATTTTGAATCAACAAAAGGAGGATTTGGGTTTTCTTAGAGGCATTGTTGCTGCCTTCAAAGAACAAATTCACACCGATATACTTGTTAGCCCAGGTGGCCATGGTCTTCCAATACCTGCACATAAGTCTGTATTG GCAACAAGATCAGAAATCTTTAAGAACATGCTTGAGTGTGATGAATGCAAAGCAGCACCCAATAACCAAACCATAACCATACCAGACCTGAACCATGAAGAGCTATCATCTCTACTAGAGTTCCTCTACAGCGGCACACTACCTGAAGAAACAATCGCAAAGGATGTCTACGCCTTATCGCGCGCCGCCGATAAGTACGCCATCCCACATTTGTTAAGGCACTGCGAGAGGTATTTGCTGAGTTCACTCCACACTTCCAATGCACTCGAGACGCTTGAGATCGCCGACGTGTGTTCCAGTCACAATTTGAAGGAGACAACGTTGGTTTTCTTAGTTAAGAACATTGAGCATGTTGTGTCATCGCCTAGGTTTGAAGCTTTTGTCCATAGGAATCCACATTTAACTGTGCAATTGGTTTCAAGGGCTTTTGCAAATGGCTCCAAATAA
- the LOC112785154 gene encoding BTB/POZ domain-containing protein At3g56230 isoform X2, protein MALWLQGEIPTLDDCIRWWSEQIDILNQQKEDLGFLRGIVAAFKEQIHTDILVSPGGHGLPIPAHKSVLATRSEIFKNMLECDECKAAPNNQTITIPDLNHEELSSLLEFLYSGTLPEETIAKDVYALSRAADKYAIPHLLRHCERYLLSSLHTSNALETLEIADVCSSHNLKETTLVFLVKNIEHVVSSPRFEAFVHRNPHLTVQLVSRAFANGSK, encoded by the exons atggctCTCTGGCTTCAAGGCGAAATTCCA ACATTGGATGATTGTATTAGATGGTGGTCAGAGCAGATAGATATTTTGAATCAACAAAAGGAGGATTTGGGTTTTCTTAGAGGCATTGTTGCTGCCTTCAAAGAACAAATTCACACCGATATACTTGTTAGCCCAGGTGGCCATGGTCTTCCAATACCTGCACATAAGTCTGTATTG GCAACAAGATCAGAAATCTTTAAGAACATGCTTGAGTGTGATGAATGCAAAGCAGCACCCAATAACCAAACCATAACCATACCAGACCTGAACCATGAAGAGCTATCATCTCTACTAGAGTTCCTCTACAGCGGCACACTACCTGAAGAAACAATCGCAAAGGATGTCTACGCCTTATCGCGCGCCGCCGATAAGTACGCCATCCCACATTTGTTAAGGCACTGCGAGAGGTATTTGCTGAGTTCACTCCACACTTCCAATGCACTCGAGACGCTTGAGATCGCCGACGTGTGTTCCAGTCACAATTTGAAGGAGACAACGTTGGTTTTCTTAGTTAAGAACATTGAGCATGTTGTGTCATCGCCTAGGTTTGAAGCTTTTGTCCATAGGAATCCACATTTAACTGTGCAATTGGTTTCAAGGGCTTTTGCAAATGGCTCCAAATAA